A stretch of DNA from Acanthochromis polyacanthus isolate Apoly-LR-REF ecotype Palm Island chromosome 21, KAUST_Apoly_ChrSc, whole genome shotgun sequence:
caaaagtaattttaaaagcACTGCATACACCTCAGATATGCAGTTGGGTGTTAATCCTTGTAGGCTAACCTGAAACCTACATAATAGTGAGAGGGGAAGTCACACCTTCATGAACCTAAAGAGAAACGGAATTATATTTCCTGAACGTAGTTATTGATAAAGTTCAACAGGTTTGCTGGGTTTGGCATGACGTCCAGCTATATATTGTCCTCAAAAttcagtatttcttttttttttaattgggtaaaaaacacattaaacatactTCAGCTTCACAAGGCCTCCTGCTGTGGTGATCCTCTTAGTGCTGCAAGCGAAACATAAGTTGAGACTGACAAGAGAACACTTCTCCAAGTCCAAAacaattaaccctcgtgttgtcttaaccctcctgttgtcctcatttgcaggcacaaaaaatgttgtttcgtggtctggaaaaaaatcccaaaattcagaataaaaaaatccccaaatttctgaaaatttgcaaaactttcaggaagaaaattccaataattccttaaaagttttattttaaaaaatcccccaaatttggcaaggaaattcttgcaaatattttcaaaaaatgacaaatcttcaaaaaaaatcctaaaaatatctaaagtgattccatgtatATATCATTAAAAGTTCATTATTAAAAGTTTAAGAACATTTTCACATAGAGAACCAACCTGTCATGCCTCACACATTTTGTGAATGCCTAGGTTTTCCCTCTTCAGAGTgcagaaagactgtatttaatcagtggacACCGCTCGTTTTATGCCATCTTTCCTAaagtagaggtttattatcacttattgctgctaaaggtcgtgcataggtgtaaacattatttgttcAGCAGGAAATGGTACTTGTATATCTTAtagtaccagaaatgtgcagaaagtagcttgaaatacatttttgaaggggaaaaaacagtGCACTGTAGAATGTACAatggaaaactacaaaactgaactaaaacaaTAAGATCCTTCTCACATCTTTGGAATCTTTGCTCCCACACACAAGGTGCAAAACCTAcaagaataataaaatagatggaaaacaaaaataagaacatattAAACTCTAGCTTATGTAGGACTGTAAAGGAAAAGTAATTGAATTTTAAGTTGAGTAAAGGTCATTTAGGGGGTTTTCTACACTATTAAACATCAGggctgggtcatttttgacccgaAGACGACACAAAGGTTAAAACTCAGTGAACACCAGTCTGTTTCATTGCTTAGTTTTATTGGCTGGAATCACATGTCGGTGTATTTACAGCTGTGGCTGGATTTTGTATTTCTACAAAATAATTCTCTGAACCAAACCAGCTCCTGGTCAGGCCCAAACTCTCTGACCACACAGGCTGCGGTGTCCACAGGAAACAGGATATGGCCTCgcatttgtctcattgttaGTTTGCGATGATTagaagctgctgttgtgtgGAAGAAGTGAGTTTGGGCATTTTGGACAGATGTGCAGCACTAGCTGTGAATAAGGGGCAGAGAAGGGGATTTAAATGGGGATCTAAGTGGCATCTTGCAGTGTAGATTATAAAGAAAAGCAGGCAGTGGATGAATAGCTGGCTGTGACTCTATGGAGAATGGATTATACACACATTCCCTGCCAACTTAACAACcacatatttgtgttttctgtcctcaCTGTCAAggcatttgactttttttttttctctctggttttaCAGTGGACCCCGAAACTGGAATTCAAACTTGACTGACATGCAATCGGAGCTCAGACCTTCTCAACTGATATAAAGGGAAAATACACAACTTTTTCTGCCGCCATGAGTCTGGGAAAACTGCCAGGGATTAAAGGCCTCGTGTCTGGCTCCCAGGGTAAACGCCGCTTCAAGAGCGACCTCTCCGTGGACATGATCAGCCCTCCGCTGGGTGACTTCCGACACACGATGCACGTAGGCCGTGGCGGCGACGTGTTCGGTGACACTTCCTTCCTCAGCAACTACGGGGGCAACAGGGAGCCGGGAAGTCCAGACTCTGCAAACAGCTCCAAGACGACCGGCTTCTTCACGCGCACCTTCAGGCACGTACGGAAGAACTCCGGGCCGCGGCCGCGAGGGGGCTCTCGAGACCTGTCATCGCCGCCACCGGACATCTCACCCATCATCAAGAACGCCATCTCTCTGCCGCAGCTGAACGTGGACTCTCCCAACGGGTGCCTGCAGAGGGTGCTGTTCCCCAGCTCCATCAGCGCCACggatgactccttctacacatATGGTGAGATAATGCAGATAATCACCTCCAGCATGGGGACGGGGTTTATGTAAAGCATCTTAACAGCGAGATTATCTTCATTAAAAGTGAGCAGAGGAAATGTAGAGGCAGTGATCAAAATCTGGTGATTTAAGGAGACAACAGGGCGTGATCTCGAGAGTGTAACGGATGAATTCAAATCTAATTGAAGCAcagattgtgtttgtgtgcagtctCATTTGCATCTAGAAAAGCTGTATGCATGGCAAAGAAAAGTCAAAGCTCACAGTAGAAACAGGGCTGTTTATTGAATTGAGCTGAACTATTTCTACCTTTAAAATGGCCTTCTATGATAAACTGATGCTTGGGTAATTCTACAACTGATTTACTTCAGTTTTCAGCTGgacttttgtcctttttgtcacatcATTTGTAACAGAAGGGGCATTATGCTCATTCAAAATTGAATTCCACACCTGTGTTGACAGATATTGCAATTTAATGTGATATCCCCCAccttggcgctatataaataaaatttaatttaattgataTCAGCTTTTAAAGCGGACCTTCAGTTCAATGTATTAAAAACATGACCGCCACACATGGAAGAATCATTTACGCAACGTTTAAAACCCCACATCAGACACACTAATGCATGTACAGCTTTGGGAATAATTATTAGATTGCTGTGACCAATGATTTCTGCCTCTTCCTTTGTGATTCTTAGTGGagctgcattgttttttttttttctcctaagGTTGTAATGGAGAGCTGTTTACTTGATTCCATGCCGTTTAGAACCAGCGTTCTGTCTGTATCCCTTTTTAAAAAGCTTCAAAAAGGCTGCCTTATCATCTAAcagctcttttcttttctgctttccTGGGTcatcatttaattttaatttatctATTGACTTTATAGCTTATGCAGGAACCCCATTATTTTAGTGGTGAGTCAAAATGTTTTCGGCCCTCAAGTGTGCATTTAgaaaattttacatttagctaGGTAATGTATGAATTTTAGAATTTAATAACAATTTAACACTTTACAATGTATTACCAGTATTCAAGCAATATTATCAATTTTGAAGGTCTGTTGTGTAGActttgtaaagaaaacagtttgcaGTCTGATAGTTATTTCCAAAGCTACATTGCAGCCTTTGTTACTAATTTCATTGTTCAAAATCACAATTTTTAGTTTGTAATTCATTAATTATCCAGCTCTAGTATGCACACAATATATGTTTTGTTAGGGTTACAGATTTTCATGGAAGTGTATAAATCCTAGTCAAATAGTCCATGCAGCTGAGGCTGAAGATTTTCCAGttcaaattttagatttttttcatatttttagcttaattttaaaaattcaataaGCACTGCTTTGCCACTGTAGGCTGGCCTGGTGTGTggcaaaattaattttaaatagtGCAAGAAAAAATGAATTATAAGTATTGACAGGACGGTGATGAAACAAAATGCTTGTGTAGGTTTGATCACGTGATCCCCAAAGCATTAAAGCCCAAATCTGTGAAGTTTGTACATGTAATAAATATTAactctttgatgcacaacatggatCAAGAGATGTCCATTTTCCGTTGAATACGGGTCACTTTTGAGGcttgttgtgcatcaaagggtcaAATGAAATGTAGTAGGTGTGTCTTTCTGACAAAACTGAATACAAAAAGGTCGCACAAAGTCAAAAAAGTTCCAGAACCCATTGCTAGATGTGACCCAAAAACCATGATCAGTGACCTAGATATGGGCCACCGCCCAGTGATACAGCTGCCCCTGTATGAGTCAACACAAATCAAGATAAAAACTGGTACAATGATGCATTAAATCATTATAGTGCCTGTTCTTACTGTTGACTCTCCAGCAGACTTGGAGCAAACAGTGCTGTAAATGTCAGTGAAGGCACAAATAGAGTGGTGAGGTTGCCCTCCTATCAACATCATTCCCACATTCCTCCGGGACAACCGGCAAACACACGGCCTTCTTCTGAGTCATCTGGAATCACCTAGGCAACACCTGTACACAGTTGGGtctataaacacaaacacacactgctgctctgGTAGGAGAGTCGTATTTTATCTCGTCTTTCCTGTCATCTGTGTGTGCGTGACTGCGTGAATGAACAACATAAACACACCCGTCATTCTATCTGCTCACCAATCGGAGCCTATCGGGCAGCAGGGTGAACAGTCTGGACTGGAAATCCCCTTTCCCTCTCCAGATTTATTACCCAGTTCATGAGGAATTTGCTCAGAGTGATGTTGACTGGGAACATGGAGCCACTGAAGTGAGGGATGATGGGAAAACTGAGTTTGGGTTCATTGACACACATCTTTTCCCTCATCCACCACTGCACatttttaaccctgtaaaacgcatcgctgcaaaaatacatcatacacatacatttgcaaaaaaagaaaacatatttattttagttatcttctatatttgggtttacaATATCTacaatcatttgtttcattttgactcgtttttttctttgtctgtccGTCCTATATTtgagttttatatatatatatatatatatatatgtttatttagattttttttttcattttttttccatatttgtgtatttccacacacacacacacacacacacacacacacacacacacacacacactattattgttgttaatatttagtttattttttgctctttttttttcgaTATTCAGGTTTTACAGGGTCAACATTAAGTCTCACCAAGTACTGTGAAGatgttttaatttgcttttacaCTTGTAATTTTAAACTTATCAACAGAACATTATCCCATCCTTACTCAGCTCCCTGTATAAAACATGAATCCTCCTCTGTTGCTGTTCTTTccccttttttctgttttcagtggcatcaaactgctgttttcttttctactGCCTGTCAGTTGTAACAAATGTGGAGGACACTCAGACTTAGAAGTTGAAGTTTTGTGGGTTAGTGTGGGTGacaatacacaaaaatacaccCTGTTACTGCTGGGTTGTTGCATACTGCCACCCTGTGGTGAAGATGGTAAACTGCTGCACAAAACTGATTTGACAGCCTCTTACTTTAAAGTCCCATTGTTATTTCGCCATCAGTTTCTTCTTTAAAACATACATGTCTGGTGCTTTGTTTCTGGTAAAGAGGAAGAAATGATTGAAGGTGATGTCCTAAGcacattttgttaatttttttttaaatttggagaTGGTTGAGGTTGCAAAACTGgagctgtaaacacaacagaaggTGTTAGAAATTTACTAAAGCATCACCCAGTGTAAGATATTTGAACCGCTGTTCTAAATTAACAGTATTGCTAATTAccaaatgtttttatctttctGTAATGGTTAATCCACCAGTATGTGCAAATATAATTATTGCTATCCATGACTATTCAAATTTACCGTTTTACCAAAAAGCtcaaaaaaggagaaaagcaCATTATTTGATTGAGATGCCAAACTACAGTTATTTGCTCGTATTCCTGAACAGAGAAAATAATTTTAGTGGTTGCACGTTATTCTTGATTAATTTCTGACTGAGAATTCTAACGTGCTGGCTCAAACTTGggtataaaaatgtgaattcagTTTGAAGTTCCTCACTCCTGTTAAAAATGAAGCGTTGGGAACCCACAGTTATGTGCCGAATAAATAACAGTACAATTTATATTTTTGgaaataattttggacagatttttgaTGACAGATGTTCCAATAAATTAAACACTGTCTTTAATCTCAGTTcacccaaaatgttgaaaaggtggaagttttcactgtgaaaatttatttttttcccacattttcaaactttcaaacggGTCATTtaacccgcaggacgacacgagtgttaatgcaatatttcacaaatgtatggggtGTCCGAACAacattttccaccactgtaatCATCCTGATCCACATGTTTCCCTCACTGTCAGTCATATATTTATTTCAGATCATGTCTGGTGCTTCAtagttttctgttgtgtttgcaggTCTGCAGTCTGGATTCGTCACTCTGCCTCGTCTCTCCCACCTTGACAGACAGTTCCAAGATGGAGACGTCCGTAAAGGGTCTCTACCGGAAGGCGGCGGCATCACCCTGACACGCTCGGACTCCCTCACCTCATTCACCGTGGACCTGGGCCCTTCTCTCATGACCGAGGTGCTGAGCTTGATCGACAACCCCAGCTGCCTCCAGACGGCCAATCACAGCCCAGCagcaggtgaggaggaggaaaagagagaaggaTGAAGATGACGACAGCTCTCTAACGGAGACGCCCGTGCAGACCCCTGCAGTGACTTCACCGAGCACCTCTGTGTGCGTGGGTCGTTCAGGCGGAGTAGCAACAGCAGGCGGACCgatcaggaggaggagaggaggcctGTACGAACACCTGAATGTGTCCGCTGGGTCTCCTCTGAGAGCAGAGCCTGGGATGGAGACAGAAAGGTTCCAGAGGGCAGCTGACGTCCTGTCTCGTCATTACGGTGGAGGGTCCTTCACGAGTAGAACGAGGATGAGCAGCAAGCGGCTCTCCAGCTTTTTCCCCCGAGCCACAAAACACGCTGTGCCttgaatgaggaggaggaagagatcaAAGTGTAGATGTTCAAACTCCTAAACCCTTAAAACATCCATCCTGAGTCAGGAAAGATGTAATGTGTGATGTTCTGTTGTTCCTCCATAGAAACATTTCTCCTCCTCTTACAGACATGGTAAGTCATTAACTACAAGATACTGGTCTGTGTTCAGGTCCTGAAGGAAGGACGTTTATTGTCTGTCTTCTACTACATTCAAGGTGTGATATATTACAGATTTATTGGATTACTTTCAGGATATAGACATCTAACACTATGTAATCACAACGTTTACCAACACAATATTTTTACATCCATAAATGTTAATGGTCTGAACCTGGGATTTGAGGAACACAGTATTTGggacttttttctttgtaaatctGTCATTAGGGAGCTAAATCccttatttctttatttttcacagttGTACATTTCTAATATTCATCCTAAATCTATG
This window harbors:
- the cdc42ep1b gene encoding LOW QUALITY PROTEIN: cdc42 effector protein 1b (The sequence of the model RefSeq protein was modified relative to this genomic sequence to represent the inferred CDS: deleted 1 base in 1 codon); its protein translation is MSLGKLPGIKGLVSGSQGKRRFKSDLSVDMISPPLGDFRHTMHVGRGGDVFGDTSFLSNYGGNREPGSPDSANSSKTTGFFTRTFRHVRKNSGPRPRGGSRDLSSPPPDISPIIKNAISLPQLNVDSPNGCLQRVLFPSSISATDDSFYTYGLQSGFVTLPRLSHLDRQFQDGDVRKGSLPEGGGITLTRSDSLTSFTVDLGPSLMTEVLSLIDNPSCLQTANHSPAAGEEEEREKDEDDDSSLTETPVQTPAVTSPSTSVCVGRSGGVATAGGPIRRRRGGLYEHLNVSAGSPLRAEPGMETERFQRAADVLSRHYGGGSFTSRTRTSHKTRCALNEEEEEIKV